A genome region from Spirochaetaceae bacterium includes the following:
- the bshB1 gene encoding bacillithiol biosynthesis deacetylase BshB1, with the protein MAVDVLAVCAHPDDAELGCAGLLLRCKAAGARIGVVDLTRGELGTRGNAALRDAERSRATAILGLDVRRDLDLPDGFVERTVEYRTRLVEVIRSEQPRMLVGPYWEDHHPDHVNTSLLMKDAWWFAGVAKHPGGPVAHRPEAMLFQLSRYVARPSLIVDISEQFAAKARAVACYASQLHRSAPADGAPDADAAAADAEPETYLSRSDFLAAWEGRHRYFGRMIGAEFGEAYLMRNPVPVTDPMTLLAGRPGVM; encoded by the coding sequence ATGGCTGTTGATGTATTGGCGGTATGCGCGCATCCCGACGATGCCGAACTGGGGTGCGCCGGCCTCTTGCTGCGCTGCAAGGCTGCCGGGGCGCGCATCGGCGTGGTGGACCTGACCCGCGGCGAACTGGGCACGCGCGGCAACGCGGCGTTGCGGGACGCGGAGCGTTCCCGCGCCACCGCCATCCTGGGGCTGGACGTACGGCGGGATCTGGACCTGCCGGACGGCTTCGTGGAGCGCACCGTCGAGTATCGCACGCGGCTGGTGGAGGTGATCCGCAGCGAGCAGCCGCGCATGCTGGTGGGCCCCTACTGGGAGGATCACCACCCCGACCACGTCAACACCAGCCTGCTGATGAAGGACGCCTGGTGGTTCGCCGGCGTGGCCAAGCACCCCGGCGGCCCGGTCGCGCACCGCCCGGAGGCGATGCTGTTCCAACTGTCGCGCTACGTCGCCCGCCCGTCGCTGATCGTCGACATCAGCGAGCAATTCGCCGCCAAGGCGCGCGCGGTGGCGTGCTACGCCTCACAACTGCATCGTTCGGCGCCGGCGGATGGCGCCCCCGACGCGGACGCCGCGGCGGCGGACGCGGAGCCGGAAACCTACCTGTCGCGGTCCGACTTCCTGGCCGCGTGGGAAGGCCGCCACCGCTACTTCGGGCGCATGATCGGCGCCGAGTTCGGCGAGGCCTACCTGATGCGCAACCCGGTACCGGTCACCGATCCGATGACCCTGCTCGCCGGCCGGCCCGGGGTGATGTAG
- a CDS encoding 3-ketoacyl-ACP reductase: MNGSATTPSPPVALVTGGSRGLGSGVALSLAAAGYSVAIGYRSDAGAADATAAACRERARCDRQRFHPIKADVAVTADRERLLAATLERFGSVEVLVNNAGIAPRQRADLLEASEESFAEVLATNLTGPYFLTQAVARYWLSQPAEAARRRAVIFVNSISAAYASVSRGEYCVSKAGLAMARELFAVRLAEAGIGVYEVRPGLMETDMTRAVKAKYDALITEGLVPQGRWGTPADVGRAVAALVSGGFDFSQGTVVDVDGGFSLLRL, encoded by the coding sequence ATGAACGGTAGTGCGACGACACCTTCGCCGCCGGTGGCCCTGGTTACCGGCGGCAGCCGCGGCCTCGGCTCCGGGGTGGCGCTCTCGCTGGCGGCGGCCGGCTACTCGGTGGCGATTGGCTACCGTAGCGACGCCGGAGCGGCGGACGCCACCGCGGCGGCGTGCCGCGAGCGGGCTCGGTGTGACCGGCAGCGCTTCCATCCCATAAAAGCGGACGTCGCGGTGACGGCAGACCGCGAACGCCTGCTCGCCGCCACCCTGGAGAGGTTCGGCAGCGTGGAGGTGCTGGTGAACAACGCCGGCATCGCACCGCGGCAGCGCGCCGACCTGCTGGAGGCGAGCGAGGAGTCGTTCGCCGAGGTGCTGGCCACCAACCTCACCGGTCCCTACTTCCTTACCCAGGCGGTCGCCCGCTACTGGCTCTCCCAGCCGGCGGAGGCGGCCCGGCGGCGGGCGGTGATCTTCGTCAATTCCATCTCCGCCGCCTACGCATCGGTGAGCCGCGGCGAGTACTGCGTGTCCAAGGCGGGGCTGGCGATGGCGCGCGAACTGTTCGCGGTGCGCCTGGCGGAGGCCGGCATCGGCGTGTACGAGGTGCGGCCCGGCCTGATGGAGACCGACATGACGCGGGCGGTCAAGGCGAAGTACGACGCGCTGATCACCGAGGGACTGGTGCCGCAGGGCCGCTGGGGCACGCCCGCAGACGTGGGCCGCGCGGTGGCGGCGCTGGTCAGTGGCGGCTTCGACTTCTCCCAGGGTACCGTGGTGGACGTGGACGGCGGCTTCAGCCTGCTGCGCCTGTGA